A section of the Oryza sativa Japonica Group chromosome 1, ASM3414082v1 genome encodes:
- the LOC9267165 gene encoding putative disease resistance protein RGA3 yields the protein MASSILSTLAGFLAKVYTSVQVPSCSSCDPKKLPATASEFDEMKVILCRIRAVLADADRREIEDLHVNMWLYELRQVAYDLEDIIDELSYKTVQPEAETNTHEHADLKRKFEVLDTVNSPVHDHEESLDTDMLDKISKVRNRLKSINSFRESLSLREGDGRIRVSTTSNMRASSSLASETGTFGRDGEKNKLLDSLLNNDNGTDNNLQVFSIVAMGGMGKTTLAKLIYNDEQVKDHFQIRAWAWVSEVYDVTRTTKAIIESITREACGLTELEALQNKLQHIVSGKRFLIVLDDIWIINLLQWDELRQPLDHGGRGSCIVTTTRNQNVAQIMSRLPQVNLDGLNLAASWALFCHCIRQGCHSLKLSGTLETIGRGIVEKCSGVPLTIRVIGGLLSSETNEETWNEILTSDIWNLTEGKNWVLDVLKVSYVHLPAEIKPCFLYCALFPRGHMFDKENIVRMWVAHGYLQATHSDRMESLGHKYISELVARSFFQQQHAGGLGYYFTMHDLIHDLAKSLVIRDQNQEQELQDLPSIISPRVDIIGSKYDRHFSAFLWAKALETPLIVRSSRGRNQESLRSLLLCLEGRNDDFLQVNFTGNSIMLHFERDFFTKPHMRFLRVLELGSCRLSELPHSVGNLKQLRYLGLSCTDVVRLPQAVCSLHNLQTLDLRCCRFLVELPKDIGQLQNLRHLDYNVLGRNDSTIPVCKFKSLPEGIGKLTKLQTLPVFIVHFTPMTAGVAELKDLNNLHGPLSISPLEHINWERTCEARVADLIKKVHVTRLCLRWNSHIRYGDNSKPQEKSLEEFDREVLDSLEPHNKIQWIEIEKYMGCSYPKWVGHPSFNRLETVIISDFSSDSLPPLGQLPHLRHLEVREMRHVRTVGSEFYGDGAALQRFPALQTLLFDEMVAWNEWQRAKGQQDFPCLQELAISNCLSLNSLSLYNMVALKRLTVKGCQDLEAIKGLEECWVSINHSQINCTDTSGYSEIVDGNGSECPNSTLPARLEVIQIYDCMSLPNSSLQQAIGITRVFRQRSNSDMVYPDQKEVDESIVLII from the exons ATGGCGTCCTCGATCCTGTCCACTCTTGCTGGCTTTTTGGCCAAAGTATATACTTCAGTCCAAGTACCATCTTGCTCTTCTTGTGATCCTAAAAAATTACCAGCTACTGCATCTGAATTCGATGAGATGAAGGTCATACTTTGTAGAATTCGAGCTGTGCTAGCTGATGCGGATCGGAGGGAGATAGAAGATCTGCATGTGAATATGTGGCTATATGAGCTCAGGCAAGTCGCATACGATTTGGAGGATATCATCGATGAGTTGTCCTACAAGACAGTCCAGCCTGAAGCAGAGACGAACACCCATGAACATGCTGATCTCAAAAGGAAGTTTGAGGTACTTGATACTGTAAATTCTCCAGTGCATGATCATGAAGAATCCCTAGATACAGATATGCTTGACAAAATCAGCAAGGTCAGAAATAGACTTAAATCCATTAACAGTTTTCGTGAAAGCCTCTCGCTGCGAGAGGGTGATGGGAGAATCAGAGTAAGCACCACCAGCAATATGCGTGCTTCGAGTTCTCTAGCTAGTGAGACAGGGACCTTTGGAAGAGATGGAGAGAAAAATAAGTTACTTGACAGCCTTCTGAATAATGACAATGGTACTGACAACAACTTACAGGTGTTCTCCATAGTGGCAATGGGAGGCATGGGGAAAACTACACTAGCAAAGCTCATCTACAACGATGAACAGGTGAAAGACCACTTTCAGATAAGAGCTTGGGCTTGGGTATCAGAAGTTTATGATGTGACAAGGACAACGAAAGCCATTATTGAATCTATTACCAGAGAAGCTTGTGGTCTGACTGAGCTGGAAGCGCTTCAGAATAAGCTACAGCATATTGTTTCAGGAAAGAGATTTTTGATCGTCCTTGATGATATATGGATTATAAATTTGCTCCAGTGGGATGAATTGCGGCAGCCTCTAGACCATGGAGGTAGAGGAAGCTGTATTGTGACAACCACAAGGAATCAAAACGTTGCACAGATCATGAGCAGGTTGCCACAAGTTAATTTGGATGGCCTGAATCTTGCAGCAAGTTGGGCATTGTTCTGCCACTGCATTAGGCAAGGATGCCATTCTCTCAAGCTCTCTGGAACTCTTGAGACCATTGGTAGAGGTATAGTTGAGAAATGCAGCGGTGTTCCTCTGACGATAAGGGTGATTGGAGGCCTACTTTCTTCTGAAACCAACGAGGAAACATGGAATGAAATCCTTACCTCCGATATTTGGAACTTGACCGAGGGGAAGAACTGGGTTCTTGATGTATTGAAGGTGAGCTATGTTCACTTACCAGCTGAGATAAAACCATGTTTTCTCTATTGTGCACTGTTTCCCAGAGGACACATGTTTGATAAGGAAAATATTGTGAGGATGTGGGTTGCCCATGGATATCTACAGGCAACACACTCAGATCGGATGGAATCATTAGGCCATAAATACATCTCTGAACTAGTTGCAAGATCATTCTTTCAGCAACAGCATGCTGGAGGTCTTGGCTACTATTTCACAATGCATGACCTTATCCATGACCTGGCAAAGTCACTTGTAAtaagggatcaaaatcaagaACAGGAGCTCCAGGATCTACCAAGCATCATCAGTCCAAGGGTTGACATCATCGGAAGCAAATATGACCGGCACTTTTCAGCCTTCCTCTGGGCCAAAGCACTGGAGACTCCTTTAATAGTACGGTCAAGCAGAGGACGAAATCAAGAATCATTGCGATCACTGTTGTTATGCTTAGAGGGTAGAAATGATGATTTCTTACAGGTAAACTTCACTGGTAATTCTATCATGTTGCACTTTGAAAGGGATTTCTTCACAAAACCTCATATGCGCTTTCTACGAGTGCTGGAACTTGGCAGCTGCAGGCTATCTGAACTGCCCCACTCTGTTGGTAACTTGAAGCAACTAAGATACCTTGGTCTTTCTTGCACAGATGTTGTAAGATTACCTCAGGCGGTATGTAGCCTCCACAATCTGCAAACACTTGACCTGAGATGCTGCAGGTTCCTAGTTGAGCTTCCCAAAGATATAGGACAATTACAAAATTTGCGGCATCTTGATTATAATGTCTTAGGAAGAAATGATTCTACAATACCAGTCTGCAAGTTCAAAAGTTTACCTGAGGGCATAGGAAAGTTGACTAAACTGCAAACACTCCCTGTTTTCATTGTGCACTTCACTCCAATGACAGCAGGAGTGGCAGAACTCAAAGACCTGAACAATCTGCATGGGCCACTGAGCATTTCGCCCCTTGAGCATATTAATTGGGAGCGCACTTGTGAAGCAAGAGTTGCGGACCTGATAAAAAAAGTGCATGTTACACGATTGTGTTTGCGGTGGAACAGCCACATACGCTATGGGGATAACTCTAAACCACAAGAGAAATCCTTGGAAGAATTTGACAGGGAAGTACTTGACAGCCTTGAACCTCATAATAAAATCCAATGGATTGAAATTGAGAAGTACATGGGCTGCAGTTATCCCAAGTGGGTTGGACATCCCTCCTTTAACCGACTAGAGACAGTAATCATCAGTGATTTTTCGTCTGATTCTCTTCCACCATTAGGACAACTTCCACACCTTAGGCATCTTGAGGTCAGGGAGATGAGACATGTAAGAACTGTAGGAAGTGAATTCTATGGTGATGGGGCAGCACTACAACGATTCCCAGCTCTTCAGACATTGCTGTTTGATGAGATGGTAGCGTGGAATGAGTGGCAGCGTGCTAAAGGCCAACAGGATTTCCCTTGCCTCCAGGAGCTTGCCATCTCCAATTGTCTTAGCTTGAACTCTCTATCACTGTACAATATGGTAGCTTTGAAGAGGCTTACCGTCAAGGGTTGTCAAGATCTTGAGGCAATAAAAGGCCTAGAAGAATGTTGGGTGTCAATAAATCATAGTCAAATCAACTGTACAGATACTTCAGGATATAGTGAAATTGTGGATGGAAATGGGTCAGAATGCCCCAACTCAACTCTACCAGCGAGACTTGAGGTCATACAGATTTACGATTGCATGTCACTCCCAAATTCAAGCCTTCAACAAGCAATAGGGATTACGAGGGTTTTCCGACAAAG GTCAAACTCAGACATGGTTTACCCTGATCAGAAGGAAGTTGATGAGAGCATTGTTCTGATCATATAG
- the LOC4327759 gene encoding uncharacterized protein, protein MDHRTYKGGVKAYWKHRGYYRLDAAAAQRRAPLPTAELGGGARRGGAPAQEPRRARRHRGWRVRHGLGRRVLRALSPRRWLVRLRDAYVSAMLRLASSPAVGFGAGAPYCTAGQESFARPRQLKEYDEKVLVEIYRSILARGGVPVAVPAGGPAATATAAATTIRLSTAA, encoded by the coding sequence atgGACCACCGTACCTACAAGGGCGGCGTCAAGGCGTACTGGAAGCACCGCGGCTACTaccgcctcgacgccgccgcggcgcagcgccgcgcgccgctccccaCCGCGGAGCTcggaggaggagcgcggcgtggcggcgcgccaGCGCAGGAgcctcgccgcgcgcggcgccaccGCGGGTGGCGCGTGCGGCACGGGCTCGGGAGGCGGGTGCTGCGGGCGCtgtcgccgcggcggtggctcgTGCGCCTCCGGGACGCCTACGTCTCGGCCATGCTGCGGCTGGCGTCGTCCCCGGCCGTCGGGTTCGGCGCCGGCGCGCCCTACTGCACCGCGGGCCAGGAGTCCTTCGCGCGGCCGCGGCAGCTCAAGGAGTACGACGAGAAGGTGCTCGTCGAGATCTACCGCTCCATcctcgcgcgcggcggcgtgcccgtcgccgtccccgccggcggcccggccgccaccgccaccgccgccgccacaactATCCGGCTGTCCACGGCCGCCTGA